A region from the Solibacillus sp. FSL H8-0523 genome encodes:
- the sufU gene encoding Fe-S cluster assembly sulfur transfer protein SufU, which produces MSFNNLDQLYRSVIMDHYKNPRNKGSLDENTVTIDMNNPTCGDRIHLTLKLNDGIVEDAKFDGEGCSISMSSASMMTQIVKGKKLDEALELAEIFSKMMLGQDFDDEKYDLGDVEALQGVAKFPARIKCATLAWKAMEKGVNNEMK; this is translated from the coding sequence ATGTCTTTTAATAATTTAGATCAACTATATCGTTCCGTAATCATGGATCACTATAAAAATCCTCGTAACAAAGGGTCTTTAGATGAAAATACAGTAACAATTGATATGAACAACCCAACTTGTGGTGACCGTATCCATTTAACATTAAAGCTAAACGATGGCATCGTAGAAGATGCAAAATTTGACGGCGAAGGCTGCTCAATTTCAATGTCTTCTGCATCAATGATGACACAAATCGTTAAAGGCAAAAAATTAGACGAAGCGTTAGAACTAGCGGAGATTTTCTCGAAAATGATGCTAGGTCAGGACTTCGACGATGAAAAATACGATCTTGGCGATGTTGAAGCACTGCAAGGTGTCGCAAAATTCCCAGCACGTATTAAATGCGCGACATTGGCTTGGAAAGCAATGGAAAAAGGCGTAAACAACGAAATGAAGTAA
- a CDS encoding cysteine desulfurase, whose translation MIPKEIKSYFPILNQEVNGHPLVYLDSAATSQKPIQVIEALTNYYNLDNSNVHRGVHTLGNRATDSYEGAREKVRKFINASSMQEIIFTRGTTTALNTVASGYGRQNIVEGDEIVITYMEHHSNIIPWQQLAKEKGAVLKYIELEANGTLSLEKVRETITPKTKIVSVMYVSNVLGTINPIKDIAKIAHENGAIMVADLAQAAPHMKIDVQDLDVDFAALSGHKMCAPTGIGVLYGKKALLEEMEPVEFGGEMIDFVGLQESTWKELPWKFEGGTPIIAGAIGLGAAIDFLEEIGLDNIAAHEHALAGYAMDNLSTIEGLTIFGPRDPMERCGLVTFNLDDVHPHDVATVLDMSGIAVRAGHHCAQPLMKWLQVSATARASFYMYNDEADIDALVAGLRSAKEYFGDVF comes from the coding sequence ATGATACCTAAAGAGATTAAAAGCTATTTTCCGATTTTAAATCAGGAAGTCAATGGACATCCTTTAGTTTATTTAGATAGTGCTGCAACTTCGCAAAAACCGATTCAAGTAATTGAAGCATTAACTAACTACTACAATCTTGATAATTCAAACGTTCACCGTGGTGTGCATACACTTGGAAATCGTGCGACAGATTCTTATGAAGGCGCCCGTGAAAAGGTTCGTAAGTTTATTAATGCAAGCTCAATGCAAGAAATCATTTTTACACGTGGTACAACAACCGCATTAAACACAGTAGCGTCAGGCTATGGCCGTCAGAACATTGTCGAGGGCGATGAAATTGTCATTACGTACATGGAACATCACTCAAACATTATTCCGTGGCAACAGCTTGCCAAAGAAAAAGGCGCAGTACTGAAATATATCGAACTTGAAGCAAATGGTACACTTTCATTAGAAAAGGTACGTGAGACGATTACGCCAAAAACGAAAATCGTTTCAGTTATGTATGTTTCAAACGTATTAGGTACAATCAATCCAATCAAAGACATCGCAAAAATTGCCCATGAAAATGGCGCAATCATGGTAGCGGACTTAGCGCAAGCAGCACCGCACATGAAAATCGATGTACAAGATTTAGATGTTGATTTTGCAGCACTTTCTGGGCATAAAATGTGTGCTCCTACTGGAATTGGTGTACTATATGGTAAAAAAGCGCTTCTTGAAGAAATGGAACCGGTAGAATTCGGTGGAGAAATGATTGATTTTGTAGGCTTACAAGAATCAACATGGAAAGAGTTACCATGGAAGTTTGAAGGTGGTACCCCAATCATTGCAGGTGCAATTGGTTTAGGTGCAGCAATCGACTTTTTAGAAGAAATCGGCTTAGACAACATCGCAGCACATGAGCACGCATTAGCGGGCTATGCGATGGACAATCTCTCAACGATTGAAGGCTTAACGATTTTCGGACCACGTGACCCAATGGAACGTTGCGGACTTGTAACATTCAATTTAGACGATGTGCATCCTCACGATGTCGCAACCGTTTTAGATATGAGTGGGATTGCCGTTCGTGCCGGACACCACTGCGCTCAACCGTTAATGAAATGGCTTCAAGTATCAGCCACAGCGCGTGCAAGCTTCTACATGTACAATGACGAAGCAGATATAGACGCACTTGTAGCTGGACTGCGCTCAGCGAAGGAGTATTTTGGCGATGTCTTTTAA
- the sufD gene encoding Fe-S cluster assembly protein SufD: MTVETKLALSAEEVRSFSTTNNEPAAFADFRVAAIEKATTLELPKPDRTNISKWNFIDFPTHTVESAPFASLDEVPAEVKAVIDAETQENLYIQRNNTPAFIKVSKELTDKGVIFTDIQTAIREHADLVEKYFMTTAVKVDEHKLTAYHTALVNGGIFVYVPRNVVIEAPLQVVFLNDNPEASLFNHVLIVAEESSAVTYVETYISTFEEAKGQVNVVTEVIAKDNAQVTFGAVDNLAKGFTAYVSRRGHALRDAKIDWALGLMTNSDTIYENTTNLIGDNSTSDFKMVTVGSGNQKLNFTTLIRQWGKNSDGQILKHGVMKDAAQSIFNGIGHIMHGGTKANAEQESRVLMLSEKARGDANPILLIDEDDVTAGHAASVGRVDPTQLYYLMSRGISQTEAERLVIHGFLAPVVRNLPIEGVKKQLTEVIERKVR, from the coding sequence ATGACGGTTGAAACAAAATTAGCGTTATCAGCAGAAGAAGTACGCTCGTTCTCAACAACTAACAATGAGCCAGCAGCATTTGCTGATTTCCGTGTCGCTGCGATTGAAAAAGCAACAACACTAGAATTACCAAAGCCAGACAGAACAAATATTTCGAAGTGGAATTTCATCGATTTTCCTACACATACTGTAGAAAGCGCACCTTTCGCCTCTTTAGACGAAGTGCCTGCAGAAGTGAAAGCGGTAATCGATGCTGAAACACAAGAAAATTTATATATTCAACGTAACAACACACCAGCATTTATCAAAGTTTCTAAAGAACTTACTGATAAAGGTGTGATTTTCACAGATATTCAAACTGCGATTCGTGAGCATGCGGATTTAGTAGAAAAATATTTCATGACAACGGCTGTAAAAGTAGATGAGCATAAATTAACGGCTTATCACACAGCATTAGTAAACGGTGGTATTTTCGTATACGTTCCTCGTAACGTAGTGATTGAAGCACCTTTACAAGTTGTATTCTTAAACGACAATCCAGAAGCTTCTTTATTCAACCACGTATTAATCGTTGCAGAAGAATCTTCAGCAGTAACATATGTAGAAACATATATCTCTACATTTGAAGAAGCAAAAGGCCAAGTGAACGTTGTAACAGAAGTAATCGCAAAAGATAATGCGCAAGTTACTTTTGGTGCAGTAGATAACTTAGCAAAAGGCTTCACTGCTTATGTAAGTCGTCGTGGCCACGCATTACGCGATGCAAAAATTGACTGGGCATTAGGTTTAATGACAAACTCAGATACAATTTATGAAAACACAACGAACTTAATCGGCGATAACTCTACTTCAGATTTCAAAATGGTTACTGTAGGTAGCGGCAATCAAAAATTAAACTTCACAACATTAATCCGTCAATGGGGCAAAAACTCAGACGGTCAAATTTTAAAACACGGTGTTATGAAAGATGCCGCACAATCAATCTTTAACGGGATTGGTCACATCATGCACGGTGGTACGAAAGCAAATGCTGAACAAGAGTCTCGCGTATTAATGCTTTCTGAAAAAGCACGTGGCGATGCAAACCCAATTCTATTAATTGATGAAGACGATGTAACAGCAGGACACGCAGCATCTGTTGGACGTGTTGACCCAACTCAACTGTACTACTTAATGAGCCGTGGTATCTCTCAAACAGAAGCAGAGCGCCTTGTAATTCATGGATTCCTTGCGCCAGTTGTTAGGAACCTTCCAATCGAAGGCGTTAAAAAGCAGCTGACGGAGGTTATCGAAAGGAAAGTTCGATAA
- the sufC gene encoding Fe-S cluster assembly ATPase SufC, which produces MATLEIKDLHVEIDGKEILKGLNLTINTNEVHAIMGPNGTGKSTLASAIMGHPKYVVTQGEVLIDGANVLEMEVDERAQAGLFLAMQYPSEIPGVTNADFLRSAINSRREEGDEISLMKFIRELDKTMEFLEMPEEMAQRYLNEGFSGGEKKRNEILQMMMIKPTFGILDEIDSGLDIDALKVVSKGINQMRGEGFGCLMITHYQRLLNYITPDHVHVMMQGKVVKSGGAELAHRLEAEGYDWIKQELGIENTDAVTEEA; this is translated from the coding sequence ATGGCAACTTTAGAAATTAAAGATCTTCACGTTGAAATCGACGGAAAAGAGATTTTAAAAGGGTTAAACCTTACAATTAACACAAACGAAGTACACGCAATCATGGGACCAAACGGTACTGGTAAATCAACGTTAGCTTCAGCAATTATGGGGCACCCTAAATATGTAGTAACTCAAGGTGAAGTATTAATCGATGGTGCAAACGTATTAGAAATGGAAGTAGATGAGCGCGCTCAAGCGGGTCTTTTCTTAGCAATGCAATATCCATCAGAAATTCCTGGTGTAACGAATGCTGACTTCTTACGTTCTGCAATCAATTCACGTCGTGAAGAAGGCGATGAAATTTCGTTAATGAAATTCATCCGTGAATTAGACAAAACAATGGAATTCTTAGAAATGCCAGAAGAAATGGCGCAACGTTACTTAAACGAAGGCTTCTCTGGCGGTGAAAAAAAACGTAACGAAATTCTACAAATGATGATGATCAAACCAACATTCGGTATCTTAGATGAAATCGACTCTGGTTTAGATATCGATGCATTAAAAGTAGTATCTAAAGGGATCAACCAAATGCGCGGCGAAGGCTTCGGTTGCTTAATGATCACTCACTACCAACGCTTATTAAACTACATCACACCTGATCATGTGCACGTAATGATGCAAGGTAAAGTAGTGAAATCTGGTGGCGCAGAATTAGCTCACCGTTTAGAAGCAGAAGGTTACGACTGGATCAAACAAGAGCTAGGTATTGAAAATACTGACGCGGTAACAGAAGAAGCATAA
- the gltD gene encoding glutamate synthase small subunit produces the protein MGKPTGFMEYKREKVQEKAPLERISSWKEYTSKLPDEKLQTQGARCMDCGTPFCHMGIEIRGTAAGCPINNVIPEWNDLVYKGQWEEALKRLHMTNNFPEFTGRVCPAPCEGSCTLAITDPAVAIKSIERTIIDKGFENGWVTPRIPAERSGYKVAIVGSGPAGLAAADELNQMGHSVTVYERSDRFGGLLMYGIPNMKLEKEVIERRVNLLSLEGIQFVANTEVGKDITKEQLQQQYDAVILCTGAQKQRTLHMEGSDAGNIHLAMDYLTEVTKSLLDSKFKDKKALNVAGQDVIVIGGGDTGADCVATALRQKCRSVYQFGKHPQQATTRTEDTMWPKDPNVYTLDYAYAEADAKYGRDPREYCIQTTKIVKDVKGNVKELHTIQMEKILGEDGFHYFKELPGTEKVWPAQHVFVAIGFEGAEKETPEHFGVEFTNNRIRASIKDYETSIPGLFAAGDARRGQSLVVWAIKEGRAVAASVHYYLQEQTVNA, from the coding sequence ATGGGAAAACCAACGGGATTTATGGAATATAAGCGTGAAAAGGTTCAAGAAAAAGCACCACTAGAGCGTATTTCGAGCTGGAAGGAATATACGAGCAAGCTGCCAGACGAAAAATTACAAACACAAGGTGCACGCTGTATGGATTGTGGGACACCGTTTTGCCATATGGGAATTGAAATTCGTGGCACAGCAGCAGGATGCCCAATTAACAACGTCATCCCAGAGTGGAATGATTTAGTGTACAAAGGGCAATGGGAGGAAGCACTAAAACGTCTACACATGACGAACAACTTCCCAGAATTCACAGGGCGCGTTTGTCCAGCACCTTGTGAAGGTTCTTGTACGCTAGCGATTACGGATCCAGCTGTAGCCATCAAATCTATTGAACGTACCATTATTGATAAAGGCTTTGAAAATGGCTGGGTAACACCACGTATCCCAGCGGAACGTTCAGGCTATAAAGTAGCCATCGTTGGTTCAGGTCCAGCAGGCTTAGCGGCAGCAGATGAATTAAATCAAATGGGGCATTCGGTAACCGTATACGAGCGTTCTGACCGCTTTGGTGGCTTACTTATGTACGGCATTCCAAATATGAAGCTTGAAAAAGAAGTGATTGAACGCCGCGTGAATTTATTATCACTTGAGGGCATTCAATTTGTGGCCAACACAGAAGTGGGGAAAGACATTACAAAAGAACAGCTGCAGCAGCAGTATGATGCCGTCATTTTATGTACCGGTGCACAAAAGCAGCGTACGCTTCATATGGAAGGTAGCGATGCGGGGAATATTCATTTAGCAATGGATTATTTAACAGAGGTGACAAAGAGCTTACTCGATTCAAAATTTAAAGATAAAAAAGCATTAAATGTAGCGGGTCAGGACGTGATTGTCATTGGTGGTGGTGATACAGGTGCAGACTGTGTCGCAACAGCACTTCGTCAAAAATGCCGCTCGGTGTACCAATTCGGTAAGCACCCACAGCAAGCAACGACGCGTACAGAGGATACGATGTGGCCAAAAGACCCGAATGTGTATACGTTAGATTATGCGTATGCAGAAGCAGATGCAAAATACGGACGTGATCCACGTGAATACTGCATTCAAACGACAAAAATTGTGAAGGATGTAAAAGGCAACGTGAAAGAGCTTCACACGATTCAAATGGAAAAAATCTTAGGTGAAGATGGCTTCCACTACTTTAAGGAGCTCCCAGGCACAGAAAAAGTATGGCCAGCCCAGCATGTGTTTGTGGCAATTGGCTTTGAAGGCGCAGAAAAAGAAACACCAGAGCATTTTGGCGTAGAATTTACAAACAACCGTATCCGCGCATCGATTAAAGACTATGAAACAAGTATCCCAGGCTTATTCGCGGCAGGTGATGCACGCCGTGGTCAAAGCTTAGTGGTGTGGGCGATTAAAGAGGGGCGCGCGGTTGCAGCAAGTGTGCACTATTACTTACAAGAGCAAACGGTCAACGCTTAA
- the gltB gene encoding glutamate synthase large subunit, which translates to MNFHQLPKAQGLYDPQFEHDACGIGMYANMKGKPSHQIVKNGLEMLCRLEHRAGRGGDGKTGDGAGLMVQIPDAFFKLNCPELNLPEKGTYGVGQMFFTDNTDERSQIEHKMNELIAEGGQQLIGWRTAPINKENLSEIAKSSAPVVRQVFIGSNVADSKSFERKLYVIRKQLEHWANEQGFELYIPSLSSQTMVFKGLLAPEEVSDFYIDLQDESFVSALALVHSRYSTNTFPSWKRAHPNRYIIHNGEINTLRGNINWMRAREQQFVSEAFGDDLEKLLPIIDTTGSDSSMLDNAFEFFVLAGRTPAETAMMMIPEPWTENPRIEEDRKDFYQYHASLMEPWDGPTAICFTDGKQIGAILDRNGLRPGRLYVTKDDHVIFSSETGVVDYAEEDILYKDRLSPGRMLLIDLEQGKIISDEELKAEMAAAQPYKQWLEENMVKLDVTEEQQAHVNDLTLRQKIHGYTYEDVQKYIVPLAKDGKDPLGSMGNDSPLAVLSDRPQSLFNYFKQLFAQVTNPPIDSIREHVVTSTMTMLGAEGDLLHPTARNARRIILETPVLTTAEYEKLLDNVDADFEVAEISLKFTESLENELNRIKTEAEAAIFGGRTIIVLNDYVEDAKQLTIPVLLAASAIHQYLVRIGLRTKASILVNSAETREVHHFAALIGFGVDAIHPYLAYATITEAIDNKHLDVSFEKAVQKFRKGAADGVVKVMSKMGISTVQSYRGAQVFEAVGISKVVIDDYFTGTASQIDGIDLQTIGEEAQRRHTAALESMSAELQSGSEFQWRADGEHHAFNPKTIHTLQWATRKNDYGLYRMYAEMANEERIGFLRNLFEFKKAERRLPMEEIESVESIVKRFKSGAMSFGSLSKEAHETLAIAMNKLGARSNSGEGGEDPARFVLDANGDNRRSSIKQIASGRFGVKSHYLVNADELQIKMAQGAKPGEGGQLPGNKVYPWVADVRGSTPGVGLISPPPHHDIYSIEDMAELIHDLKNANRYARISVKLVAKAGVGTIAAGVAKGAADVIVISGYDGGTGASPKTSIKHTGLPWELGLAEAHQTLMLNGLRDRVVLETDGKLMTGKDVVMAALLGAEEYGFATAPLIVLGCVMMRACHLDTCPVGVATQNPELRAKFMGNADHVVNYMRFIAEEMREYMSILGFRTVEEMVGRTDVLQISERSKKHWKASQLDLSALLHQMQGVRTKQVEQDHQIAESFDVRELLPKVEKAIADKEAIELSYPIKNTDRVMGTIVGSEISRKYGEVGLPDNTIKLTFTGHAGQSFGAFTPRGMAMRVIGDVNDYFGKGLSGGKVVAIAPIKGEQESNVIAGNVCLYGATSGQAFINGRAGHRFGVRNSGANIVVEGIGDHGCEYMTGGKIIVLGDVGQNFGAGMSGGIGYILPSDEAYFKAQCNMEMIQFEKLEDASEIDQVRQLIIKHLEETDSSYALDVLAKWELMVPKFVKVVPTDYKVIIEKIERHKLNGLTDDNAAMQAFVEVTESQKKLVSSK; encoded by the coding sequence ATGAATTTTCACCAGTTACCGAAAGCACAAGGCTTGTACGATCCGCAGTTTGAACATGACGCATGTGGTATCGGGATGTATGCAAATATGAAGGGAAAACCTTCACATCAAATCGTAAAAAATGGTTTAGAGATGTTATGTCGCTTAGAACACCGTGCTGGACGTGGGGGAGACGGTAAGACAGGTGACGGTGCAGGGCTTATGGTGCAAATTCCAGATGCTTTCTTCAAATTAAATTGTCCGGAACTAAATTTACCTGAAAAAGGTACTTACGGCGTTGGTCAAATGTTTTTTACAGACAATACAGACGAACGTTCACAAATTGAACACAAAATGAATGAGCTAATCGCCGAGGGAGGCCAACAATTAATCGGCTGGCGTACAGCTCCTATAAATAAAGAAAATTTAAGTGAAATCGCAAAATCAAGCGCACCTGTTGTTCGTCAAGTTTTCATTGGGTCAAACGTAGCGGATTCAAAAAGCTTTGAGCGTAAATTATATGTCATTCGTAAACAGTTAGAGCACTGGGCGAACGAGCAAGGCTTCGAGCTATACATTCCAAGTCTTTCAAGTCAGACAATGGTCTTTAAAGGCTTATTAGCGCCTGAGGAAGTAAGTGACTTCTATATTGATTTACAGGATGAAAGTTTCGTATCGGCGCTCGCGCTTGTACACTCACGTTACTCAACGAATACATTCCCGTCTTGGAAACGTGCCCATCCAAACCGCTACATCATCCATAACGGGGAGATTAACACACTGCGCGGTAACATTAACTGGATGCGTGCACGTGAGCAACAGTTCGTTTCTGAAGCGTTTGGGGATGATTTAGAAAAGCTTCTACCAATCATCGATACAACTGGCTCCGATTCATCGATGCTGGATAACGCATTTGAATTTTTCGTATTAGCAGGTCGTACACCAGCTGAAACGGCCATGATGATGATTCCAGAGCCGTGGACAGAAAATCCGCGCATTGAGGAAGACCGTAAAGACTTTTATCAATATCACGCAAGCCTAATGGAGCCTTGGGATGGACCAACTGCCATTTGTTTCACAGACGGCAAGCAAATTGGGGCCATTTTAGACCGTAATGGCTTACGTCCAGGTCGACTGTACGTTACAAAGGACGACCATGTGATTTTCTCTTCTGAAACAGGCGTTGTTGATTACGCAGAGGAAGATATTTTATATAAAGACCGTTTAAGCCCAGGCCGCATGCTGTTAATCGATTTAGAGCAAGGAAAAATCATTTCAGATGAAGAGCTTAAAGCAGAAATGGCCGCAGCACAGCCTTATAAACAGTGGTTAGAAGAAAATATGGTAAAGCTTGATGTGACAGAAGAACAACAAGCACACGTAAATGACTTAACATTGCGTCAAAAAATTCATGGCTACACGTATGAAGACGTACAAAAATATATCGTACCATTAGCAAAAGACGGAAAGGATCCATTGGGCTCAATGGGTAATGACTCACCACTAGCGGTATTATCAGATCGCCCGCAGTCATTATTTAATTACTTCAAGCAACTTTTTGCGCAAGTAACAAACCCGCCAATCGATTCAATTCGTGAGCATGTTGTGACATCAACAATGACAATGCTTGGCGCAGAGGGAGATTTACTGCACCCGACAGCTCGTAACGCACGTCGCATCATTTTAGAAACACCGGTATTAACGACAGCCGAGTACGAAAAGCTATTAGACAACGTGGATGCTGACTTTGAAGTAGCAGAAATCTCACTAAAATTTACGGAATCTTTAGAAAATGAATTAAACCGTATTAAAACAGAAGCGGAAGCGGCGATTTTTGGTGGTCGCACAATCATTGTATTAAATGACTATGTAGAAGATGCGAAACAGCTGACAATTCCCGTGTTGCTTGCAGCAAGTGCGATTCATCAATATTTAGTACGCATCGGCTTACGTACGAAAGCAAGCATTCTTGTGAATAGTGCAGAGACTCGTGAAGTCCATCACTTCGCTGCCTTAATCGGCTTTGGTGTTGACGCCATTCACCCGTACTTAGCGTACGCAACGATTACAGAAGCCATTGACAACAAACACTTAGACGTATCATTCGAAAAGGCCGTTCAAAAATTCCGTAAAGGTGCGGCAGATGGCGTTGTGAAAGTGATGTCGAAAATGGGTATTTCAACGGTCCAATCTTACCGTGGGGCACAAGTATTTGAAGCAGTCGGTATTTCAAAAGTGGTGATTGATGATTACTTCACAGGAACAGCGTCTCAAATTGACGGCATCGATTTACAAACAATTGGTGAAGAAGCACAGCGTCGCCATACAGCAGCACTCGAATCGATGTCAGCTGAATTACAATCAGGCTCAGAATTCCAGTGGCGTGCAGATGGGGAGCATCATGCATTCAACCCAAAAACAATCCATACACTACAATGGGCAACACGTAAAAATGATTACGGGCTGTATCGCATGTATGCAGAAATGGCCAATGAGGAGCGTATCGGCTTCTTACGTAATCTATTTGAATTTAAAAAGGCAGAGCGTCGTTTGCCAATGGAGGAAATTGAATCGGTAGAATCGATTGTGAAACGCTTTAAATCAGGCGCGATGTCATTTGGATCGTTATCAAAAGAGGCGCATGAAACATTGGCGATTGCGATGAATAAGCTAGGAGCACGCTCAAACTCAGGGGAGGGCGGCGAGGATCCAGCTCGCTTTGTACTCGATGCGAACGGTGATAACCGCCGTTCAAGTATTAAGCAAATCGCGTCAGGCCGTTTCGGAGTGAAATCGCATTATCTTGTGAATGCGGATGAATTACAAATTAAAATGGCGCAGGGAGCAAAGCCAGGTGAAGGTGGTCAATTACCAGGCAACAAGGTGTATCCTTGGGTAGCAGATGTACGTGGTTCAACACCGGGGGTAGGCTTAATTTCACCACCACCACATCATGATATTTATTCGATTGAGGATATGGCCGAGTTAATCCATGACTTAAAAAATGCGAATCGTTATGCGCGTATTTCGGTAAAGCTTGTCGCAAAAGCGGGTGTTGGGACAATTGCAGCGGGTGTTGCAAAAGGTGCAGCAGACGTCATCGTTATTTCAGGCTATGACGGCGGTACAGGGGCATCTCCGAAAACGTCGATTAAACATACAGGGTTACCATGGGAGCTAGGCTTAGCCGAGGCGCACCAAACGTTAATGTTAAACGGCCTGCGTGACCGCGTAGTACTTGAAACAGATGGGAAGCTCATGACGGGGAAAGATGTTGTCATGGCAGCCTTACTTGGTGCAGAGGAATACGGCTTTGCGACAGCACCATTAATCGTTTTAGGCTGTGTCATGATGCGTGCGTGTCACTTAGATACATGTCCAGTTGGGGTCGCAACGCAAAATCCGGAGCTACGTGCGAAGTTTATGGGGAACGCCGATCATGTCGTCAATTATATGCGCTTTATCGCAGAAGAAATGCGTGAATACATGAGCATTTTAGGCTTCCGTACCGTAGAAGAAATGGTTGGTCGTACAGACGTCCTACAAATTTCCGAGCGTTCAAAAAAGCACTGGAAAGCAAGTCAGCTGGATTTATCCGCATTGCTGCACCAGATGCAAGGAGTGCGCACAAAGCAAGTTGAGCAAGATCATCAAATCGCAGAAAGCTTTGATGTGCGTGAGTTATTACCAAAAGTAGAAAAAGCCATTGCGGATAAAGAAGCGATTGAACTTAGTTATCCAATCAAAAATACGGACCGCGTTATGGGGACGATTGTAGGGAGTGAAATTTCACGTAAATATGGTGAGGTTGGTCTACCGGACAATACGATCAAGTTAACGTTCACAGGTCATGCGGGCCAAAGCTTTGGCGCGTTTACACCACGTGGTATGGCGATGCGCGTTATTGGAGACGTGAATGACTACTTTGGTAAAGGCTTATCAGGTGGTAAAGTCGTTGCCATTGCGCCAATTAAGGGCGAGCAAGAAAGCAACGTCATTGCGGGCAATGTGTGCTTATATGGTGCGACGAGCGGGCAAGCGTTTATTAACGGACGCGCGGGTCACCGCTTTGGTGTTCGTAACTCCGGTGCGAATATCGTCGTAGAAGGTATTGGTGATCACGGCTGTGAGTATATGACGGGCGGTAAAATCATTGTCTTAGGCGATGTCGGTCAAAACTTTGGTGCAGGGATGTCGGGTGGTATTGGCTACATCCTACCGAGCGACGAAGCATACTTTAAAGCGCAATGTAATATGGAAATGATTCAATTTGAAAAGTTAGAAGATGCCTCAGAAATCGACCAGGTGCGCCAGTTAATTATTAAACACTTAGAAGAAACAGATAGTTCATACGCGCTTGATGTGTTAGCGAAGTGGGAGCTGATGGTACCGAAATTTGTCAAAGTGGTACCGACCGATTATAAAGTGATTATCGAAAAAATCGAGCGCCATAAATTAAATGGCTTAACAGATGATAATGCGGCGATGCAAGCCTTTGTGGAAGTAACGGAAAGTCAGAAAAAGCTTGTGAGTTCGAAATAA
- a CDS encoding LysR family transcriptional regulator: MELRQLRYFVEVAEREHISEAAEHLHVAQSAISRQIANLEEELGAPLFERVGRNVKLTPIGKTFLEHSITALKAIDFAAKQVEEYLDPQKGTIKVGFPTSLASYVLPTVISAFKKEYPEISFHLRQGSYKYLIEAVKNRELNLALLGPLPPKDESINTTVLFSESIHALLPATHELAKRDSINLIDLKNDNFVLFPEGYILQKVAIDACRSAGFVPSITSEGEDMDALKGLVAAGIGVTLLPESSLYDSTPRMTVKMPITSPAIRRTVGIIAPTSRELAPSEKVFVDFVSNFYSRLSRFQ, translated from the coding sequence ATGGAATTACGACAATTACGTTACTTTGTCGAGGTAGCAGAGCGCGAACATATTTCCGAAGCAGCAGAGCATCTACACGTTGCCCAGTCTGCGATTAGCCGTCAAATCGCCAACCTGGAAGAGGAGCTCGGAGCGCCACTTTTTGAGCGTGTCGGACGTAACGTCAAACTGACACCGATTGGTAAAACTTTTTTAGAACACAGTATTACCGCACTGAAGGCAATTGATTTTGCCGCCAAGCAAGTAGAGGAATATTTAGACCCTCAAAAAGGAACGATTAAAGTTGGCTTCCCAACAAGCTTAGCCAGTTACGTATTACCAACTGTCATTTCTGCATTTAAAAAAGAGTACCCTGAAATTTCATTCCACTTACGCCAAGGCTCATATAAGTATTTAATTGAGGCCGTAAAAAACCGTGAGCTTAATTTGGCATTGCTCGGTCCCTTACCACCAAAAGATGAATCAATCAACACGACCGTGCTGTTTAGCGAAAGCATTCACGCACTACTTCCCGCAACACACGAACTCGCAAAGCGTGACTCTATCAATTTAATCGATTTAAAAAATGATAATTTCGTATTATTCCCTGAAGGGTATATTTTACAAAAGGTCGCGATTGATGCATGTCGATCAGCAGGCTTTGTGCCATCGATTACTTCTGAGGGCGAGGATATGGATGCACTAAAAGGGTTGGTTGCTGCGGGCATTGGCGTCACACTTTTACCTGAAAGCTCCCTGTACGATTCAACACCACGGATGACGGTGAAGATGCCCATTACAAGTCCAGCCATTCGCAGAACAGTCGGCATTATCGCACCAACATCGCGCGAGCTTGCCCCATCTGAAAAAGTGTTTGTCGATTTTGTGTCTAATTTTTATTCACGGTTATCGAGGTTTCAGTAG